In one Bradyrhizobium cosmicum genomic region, the following are encoded:
- a CDS encoding class I SAM-dependent methyltransferase, translating into MADAVGTHFSPEIAAGGFSRVDGTVQFWQRVGALIGPQSVVLDFGAGRGAKQSEDLVSYRRGLLSLKGRVRDLIGVDVDPVVITNEALDRAFVITPDGELPIPDQSIDVVVSDFVFEHIQDPAMAARELDRVLKPGGWICARTPNRHGYIALGNRLIPDSLHARIIRSAQDAREEKDVFPAVYHLNSTSAFRQHFPASRYDLYVIPWDAEPAYYFGSKLFYSLFLAIQHCTPAPFKTVLMAFIHKRPVE; encoded by the coding sequence ATGGCTGACGCGGTTGGAACGCACTTCTCTCCGGAGATTGCGGCGGGCGGGTTCTCGCGGGTCGACGGCACGGTTCAGTTCTGGCAGCGGGTCGGCGCTTTGATCGGCCCTCAGTCGGTCGTGCTCGATTTCGGCGCCGGGCGCGGCGCCAAGCAGAGCGAGGACCTCGTCTCGTACCGGCGTGGCCTGTTGTCGCTGAAGGGGCGGGTGCGCGATCTCATCGGGGTGGACGTCGATCCCGTCGTCATAACCAACGAGGCGCTCGACCGCGCGTTCGTGATCACGCCCGACGGTGAGCTTCCGATCCCGGATCAGTCGATCGACGTCGTCGTCTCGGATTTCGTGTTCGAGCACATCCAGGATCCCGCCATGGCGGCGCGCGAGCTCGACCGCGTGCTCAAGCCCGGCGGCTGGATCTGCGCGCGCACGCCAAATCGCCACGGATATATCGCCCTCGGCAACCGGCTGATCCCGGACAGCCTGCATGCCCGCATCATTCGCTCGGCCCAGGACGCGCGGGAGGAGAAGGACGTCTTTCCAGCCGTGTACCACCTGAACTCGACGAGCGCCTTCAGGCAGCACTTTCCGGCCTCCCGCTACGATCTCTACGTCATTCCGTGGGACGCGGAGCCGGCCTACTATTTCGGATCGAAGCTGTTCTATTCGCTCTTCCTGGCGATCCAGCACTGCACGCCGGCGCCATTCAAGACGGTGCTGATGGCGTTCATCCACAAACGTCCTGTGGAGTGA
- a CDS encoding amino acid ABC transporter permease/ATP-binding protein, with amino-acid sequence MSLFFHYLSMPYLLEGIELTLEVTALGLGGGLILGLILAGMQLSRFWILAAIARAYTVIFRGTPLILQMVFAYDALPHIGIKLPAVLAAGLALACNEAPFIAEMLRAGVLGVDRGQVTAGQALGMTPRILMWRVIAPQAIRTMIPAFGNEAVSALKNSSLASVVAVQELTLRSTQLASSTFDFFSIFFASGLLYLVLTFAISVIQLFVEWLLDLDRAKGRQRKLADYLPWRRVDLATKLELAEATVADPQPVQAEPADTPPLALTREERTRRAVTIARNNIAVEARDLTKSYGTQKVLGGLDLTVRVGEVVALLGPSGSGKSTLLRCINHLESWDGGTVRVGGRRLGFDDDGKLLSPRAIANERATVGVGMVFQQFNLFAHLSAKENIAGPLRWVHGMTRIDADRRAAELLERVGLTHRADALPRHLSGGQQQRVAIARALAPNPSVLLLDEPTSALDPELVNEVLEVIRRLAIDDGLTMIISTHQIRFADEVADRVAFLSGGKIIEEGPAHEVLTNPRNPLTARFLSVMEADKAPEAVR; translated from the coding sequence ATGTCGCTGTTCTTCCACTATCTCAGCATGCCCTACCTGCTCGAGGGCATCGAGCTCACCCTCGAGGTGACTGCCCTCGGGCTCGGCGGCGGATTGATCCTCGGATTGATCCTCGCCGGCATGCAGCTCTCGCGCTTCTGGATCCTGGCGGCGATCGCCAGGGCCTACACCGTGATCTTTCGCGGCACGCCGCTGATCCTGCAGATGGTGTTCGCCTACGACGCGCTGCCGCATATCGGCATCAAGTTGCCGGCGGTGCTGGCCGCCGGCCTCGCGCTCGCCTGCAACGAGGCGCCGTTCATCGCCGAGATGCTGCGCGCCGGCGTGCTCGGCGTCGATCGCGGGCAGGTGACGGCTGGCCAGGCGCTCGGCATGACGCCGCGAATCTTGATGTGGCGGGTGATCGCGCCGCAGGCGATCCGCACCATGATCCCGGCCTTCGGCAACGAGGCCGTCAGCGCGCTGAAGAATTCCTCGCTGGCCTCCGTCGTCGCGGTCCAGGAGCTGACGCTGCGTTCGACCCAGCTGGCGTCCTCGACCTTCGACTTCTTCTCGATCTTCTTCGCCTCGGGTCTGCTCTATCTCGTGCTGACCTTTGCGATCAGCGTCATCCAGCTGTTCGTCGAATGGCTGCTCGATCTCGACCGCGCCAAAGGCCGCCAGCGCAAGCTGGCCGATTACCTGCCGTGGCGCCGCGTCGACCTCGCCACCAAGCTCGAACTCGCTGAAGCGACCGTCGCCGATCCCCAACCCGTGCAGGCCGAGCCTGCCGACACGCCGCCGCTGGCACTGACCCGCGAGGAGCGCACCCGGCGCGCCGTGACGATCGCGCGCAACAACATCGCGGTCGAAGCCAGGGATCTCACCAAGAGCTACGGCACGCAAAAGGTGCTCGGCGGCCTCGATCTGACCGTGCGCGTCGGCGAGGTCGTGGCGCTGCTCGGGCCCAGCGGCTCCGGCAAGAGCACGCTGCTTCGCTGCATCAATCATCTCGAAAGCTGGGACGGAGGCACCGTTCGCGTCGGCGGCCGCCGACTCGGTTTCGACGACGACGGCAAGCTGCTGTCGCCGCGCGCGATCGCCAACGAGCGGGCCACCGTCGGCGTCGGCATGGTGTTCCAGCAGTTCAATCTGTTCGCCCATCTCTCGGCCAAGGAGAACATCGCCGGTCCCTTGCGCTGGGTCCATGGCATGACCCGCATCGATGCCGACCGCCGCGCAGCCGAATTGCTGGAGCGCGTCGGCCTGACGCATCGTGCCGACGCGCTGCCGCGGCATCTCTCCGGCGGCCAGCAGCAGCGTGTCGCAATTGCCCGCGCGCTCGCGCCTAACCCGAGCGTGCTGTTGCTGGACGAGCCGACCTCGGCGCTCGATCCCGAGCTCGTCAACGAGGTGCTGGAGGTGATCCGGCGCCTGGCCATCGACGACGGCCTCACCATGATCATCTCGACCCACCAGATCCGCTTTGCCGACGAGGTCGCCGACCGCGTCGCGTTCCTGAGCGGCGGCAAGATCATCGAGGAAGGGCCGGCGCACGAGGTGCTCACCAATCCCCGCAATCCGCTGACGGCACGTTTCCTCAGCGTCATGGAGGCCGACAAGGCTCCGGAGGCGGTGCGATGA
- a CDS encoding efflux RND transporter permease subunit — MGVSEPFIRRPIATSLLGIALLIGGALGYFSLPVSALPQVDFPTVQVTTQLPGASPDVIASLITAPLERQLGQIPSLSAMNSTSSFGVSQISLQFDLNRDIDGATQDVQAAINAAAGVLPKTLPYPPTYAKVNPADAPVMTLALRSDTISLRAMSDIADTLLAQRLSQISGVGRVSVLGGLKPAVRIQADLARLAAYGIAMEDLRTAIANANVSGPKGSLDGAQQAYIIAANDQIAAADAYKPVIIAYRNGSPVTIADVAQIVDGLENDRTGGWYQGTPAVIIDIQRQPGANVIDVVSQIRAEIPKVQRAIPAGVNLTIVSDRTVTIRASVHDVQFTLILSVVLVTLVVLLFLRSLRATLIAGVALPLSLITSFGIMYFAGFSLDNLSLMALTIGTGFVVDDAIVMIENIVRHMENGDSAMEASLKGASEIGFTVISLTVSLIAVFIPLLFMSGLVGRMFREFALTLTIAVVTSAVVSLTLTPMMCSRLLKHAHEEFAVPGLAAVSRFIDRTVEFYHRTLLWVLERQRATLLVTFATLVATLVLYVVAPKGFLPLQDTASITAVTEAGPDVSFAEMQKRQTEVADAIKADPDVTGVVSVIGAGSVNPTTNVGRLVMSLKPRGERRDDVSAVVIRLKERVSGIPGMTVYFQPVQDVQISTQSSRSQYQYTLTGTDAALVSEWARKLVAEMRRDPLFRDVSSEAQEGGLRAQLDVDRTRAGQLGVSLQAITDTLNDAFAQRQISTIYGQANQYRVVLEALPMYQRDPSILSKLYLPGGASTTAGTPNAQVPLSAVATLKRTTAPLAISHQAQFPAISLSFNLAPGAALGDAVEAVKTIETRIEMPNSILGVYSGDAAEFAKALAGQPWLLLAAVITIYIVLGVLYESYIHPITILSTLPSAGVGAILALMLCGQDLSVIGLIGIILLMGIVKKNAIMMIDFALEAERGKGMSPQEAIVQACLLRFRPIMMTTLAALFGALPLAIESGTGAELRFPLGISIIGGLLLSQLLTLYTTPVIYLALDRINRRLERALPPVEPGGPPVAGATEGMQ, encoded by the coding sequence ATGGGCGTCTCCGAACCCTTCATCCGCCGCCCGATCGCGACCTCGCTGCTCGGCATCGCGCTTCTGATCGGCGGCGCGCTCGGCTATTTCTCGCTGCCGGTCTCCGCGCTGCCGCAGGTCGATTTCCCGACCGTGCAGGTGACGACGCAGCTTCCAGGCGCGAGCCCCGACGTGATCGCCTCGTTGATCACCGCGCCGCTGGAGCGGCAGCTTGGGCAGATCCCATCGCTGTCGGCGATGAACTCGACGAGCTCGTTCGGCGTCAGCCAGATCTCCCTGCAGTTCGACCTCAATCGCGACATCGACGGCGCGACCCAGGACGTTCAGGCCGCGATCAATGCGGCCGCCGGCGTGCTGCCCAAGACGCTGCCTTATCCGCCGACCTACGCCAAGGTGAACCCGGCCGACGCGCCGGTGATGACGCTGGCGCTACGCTCCGACACGATCTCGCTGCGGGCGATGAGCGACATCGCCGATACGCTGCTGGCGCAGCGGCTGAGCCAGATCTCCGGGGTGGGGCGGGTCTCCGTGCTCGGCGGGCTGAAGCCGGCCGTCCGCATCCAGGCGGATCTCGCGCGGCTGGCTGCCTACGGCATTGCCATGGAGGATTTGCGCACTGCCATCGCCAATGCCAACGTTTCCGGGCCGAAGGGCTCGCTCGACGGCGCGCAGCAGGCCTACATCATCGCGGCCAACGACCAGATCGCCGCCGCCGACGCCTACAAGCCTGTTATCATCGCCTACCGCAACGGCTCGCCGGTGACGATCGCCGACGTCGCGCAGATCGTCGACGGACTCGAGAACGACCGCACCGGCGGCTGGTACCAGGGCACGCCGGCCGTCATCATCGACATCCAGCGCCAACCCGGCGCCAATGTCATCGACGTCGTCAGCCAGATCCGCGCCGAGATCCCGAAGGTCCAGCGCGCCATTCCGGCCGGCGTCAACCTCACCATCGTCTCCGACCGCACCGTCACCATCCGTGCCTCGGTCCACGACGTGCAGTTCACGCTGATTCTCAGCGTCGTGCTGGTGACGCTGGTGGTGCTGCTGTTCCTGCGCTCGCTGCGGGCCACGCTGATCGCCGGCGTGGCGCTGCCACTGTCGCTGATCACGAGCTTCGGCATCATGTATTTCGCCGGCTTCAGCCTCGACAATCTGTCGCTGATGGCACTCACCATCGGCACCGGCTTCGTCGTCGACGACGCCATCGTCATGATCGAGAACATCGTCCGTCACATGGAGAACGGCGACAGCGCGATGGAGGCCTCGCTGAAGGGCGCCAGCGAGATCGGCTTCACCGTGATCTCGCTGACGGTGTCGCTGATCGCGGTCTTCATCCCGCTCCTGTTCATGTCGGGCCTCGTCGGGCGCATGTTTCGCGAATTCGCGCTGACGCTGACCATTGCGGTCGTGACCTCGGCCGTGGTCTCGCTGACGCTGACGCCGATGATGTGCTCGCGTCTGCTCAAGCACGCGCATGAGGAATTCGCGGTGCCGGGATTGGCGGCCGTCAGCCGCTTCATCGACCGCACCGTCGAATTCTACCACCGGACGCTGTTGTGGGTGCTGGAACGCCAGCGCGCCACGCTGCTCGTGACCTTTGCCACGCTGGTCGCAACCCTCGTTCTCTACGTCGTCGCGCCAAAAGGCTTTCTGCCGCTCCAGGACACCGCCTCGATCACGGCGGTGACGGAGGCGGGGCCCGACGTGTCGTTTGCGGAGATGCAGAAGAGGCAGACCGAGGTCGCCGATGCCATCAAGGCCGATCCTGATGTGACCGGCGTGGTGTCGGTGATCGGGGCGGGCTCGGTCAACCCGACCACCAATGTCGGCCGGCTCGTCATGTCGCTGAAGCCGCGCGGCGAGCGGCGCGACGATGTCAGCGCGGTCGTGATCCGGCTGAAGGAGCGGGTATCCGGCATCCCCGGCATGACCGTCTACTTCCAGCCGGTGCAGGACGTGCAGATCTCGACCCAGTCGAGCCGCTCGCAATACCAGTACACGCTGACCGGAACGGATGCGGCCCTGGTTTCGGAATGGGCGCGCAAGCTGGTGGCGGAGATGCGGCGCGATCCCCTGTTCCGCGACGTCTCCTCGGAGGCGCAGGAAGGCGGCCTGCGCGCGCAGCTCGATGTCGACCGCACCCGCGCCGGACAGCTCGGCGTCAGCCTGCAGGCCATCACCGACACGCTGAACGACGCCTTCGCGCAGCGTCAGATTTCGACCATCTACGGCCAGGCCAACCAGTACCGCGTGGTGCTGGAGGCGCTGCCGATGTACCAGCGCGATCCCTCTATCCTGTCCAAATTGTATCTGCCGGGTGGTGCGAGCACCACCGCCGGCACGCCGAACGCGCAGGTGCCACTGTCGGCCGTGGCGACGCTGAAGCGCACCACCGCGCCACTGGCGATCTCGCACCAGGCGCAATTCCCCGCGATCTCGCTCAGCTTCAACCTGGCGCCGGGCGCAGCCCTCGGCGACGCCGTCGAGGCGGTCAAGACCATCGAAACCCGTATCGAGATGCCCAACAGCATCCTCGGCGTCTATTCCGGCGACGCTGCCGAATTCGCCAAGGCACTTGCGGGACAGCCCTGGCTGCTGCTCGCCGCCGTGATCACGATCTACATCGTGCTCGGCGTGCTCTATGAGAGCTACATCCACCCGATCACGATCCTCTCGACGCTGCCCTCCGCCGGCGTCGGCGCCATCCTGGCGCTGATGCTGTGCGGGCAGGATCTCTCGGTGATCGGCCTGATCGGCATCATCCTGCTGATGGGCATCGTCAAGAAGAATGCGATCATGATGATCGACTTCGCGCTGGAAGCCGAGCGCGGGAAGGGCATGTCGCCGCAGGAGGCCATCGTGCAGGCCTGCCTCTTGCGCTTCCGCCCGATCATGATGACGACCCTGGCCGCGCTGTTCGGCGCGCTGCCGCTGGCGATCGAAAGCGGCACCGGTGCCGAGCTGCGCTTTCCGCTCGGCATCTCCATCATCGGCGGCCTGTTGCTGAGCCAGTTGCTGACGCTCTACACGACGCCCGTGATCTACCTCGCGCTCGACCGCATCAACCGCCGCCTCGAGCGCGCGCTGCCGCCGGTCGAGCCCGGAGGCCCGCCGGTCGCCGGCGCCACCGAGGGGATGCAGTGA
- a CDS encoding efflux RND transporter permease subunit yields MASISEPFIRRPVATTLLSIGLFLLGVVAYDFLPVASVPNVDFPAIFVSASRPGADPSVMAATVASPLERRLGEISGINQITSTSSLGTTNIQLQFDIGRNIDKAARDVQAAINASLVDLPSDLPALPRFRKANTAGAPVFVLALTSKTLAASAIYDVADTVLAQRISQVPGVGNVTISGADQPAVRIQLNPVALSNAGIATDDVRTAIINANPLGPVGIFNGGRQSETLSLNKQMRTAKEFRDIIIKSANGSFLRLSDVAEIEDGVRNARSIAWFNKQPAVLIQITKQGDANVIDTVDRVKALIPELKQWIPAGVDVSTLVDRTSTIRASVMDMQWTLLATAILVMVVVFVFLRRLTPTIAAGISVPLALAGTCAGMWVAGFSIDNLSLMALAISVGFVVDDAIVMIENMYRNLEHGMRPFQAAVEGARQIGFTVVSISLSLIAAFTPLIFMDGIVGRLLREFSLTLTFAIVVSTLVSLTVTPMICAHYIRQTTSGTATLFDRIIEGSLSRIVAFYARTLHSVLDFPLLTLLVFFATIGLTVMLYIKVPKGYFPTDDSGFVIGATRASADISFQSMLSLQQRLADIVMQDPAVAGIGSTVGGGGGPGGATSNRGTMFISLKPPEERDHVSTQVVIDRLRRALFPVPGIRLFMFAAQDVRAGGRQSDSDYQYTLSSTDLGLLQKWAPIVAKRMESVEGITDVSSDRDPGGLQLTLSIDRQKASALGVRVQDIDNALNNAFSQRQISIIYTQRNQYMTVLEIDPKFQVDPSNLDRIYVAGAGDVQVPLSAVVRVTRGLAALAVYHSQSFPSTTVSFNLLPDVPLQTATQNVQRAVEELHMPEGIRGSFDGNAGDFAKTSGRQPLLILGALVAMYIVLGVLYESLAHPLTIISTLPSAGLGALLALQITNTPLTVIAFVGIILLIGIVKKNGIMMVDFALDAERQRGLSSAEAIFEACQARFRPILMTTMAALFAGIPLVIATGPGTELRRPLGITIIGGLFVSQILTLYTTPVIYLLIDRLRRRSEPRPLAAPAE; encoded by the coding sequence ATGGCATCGATCTCGGAGCCCTTCATCCGCAGGCCGGTGGCGACCACGCTGCTGTCGATCGGGTTGTTCCTGCTGGGTGTCGTGGCCTACGATTTCCTTCCCGTCGCCTCGGTCCCGAACGTCGATTTTCCCGCCATCTTCGTCTCGGCCAGCCGGCCGGGCGCCGATCCGTCCGTGATGGCGGCGACCGTGGCTTCTCCGTTGGAGCGGCGGCTGGGCGAGATCTCGGGCATCAACCAGATCACCTCGACTTCGTCGCTGGGCACGACCAATATCCAGCTCCAGTTCGACATCGGCCGCAACATCGACAAGGCCGCGCGCGACGTGCAGGCCGCGATCAACGCATCGCTGGTCGACCTGCCAAGCGACCTGCCGGCGCTGCCGCGCTTCCGCAAGGCCAACACCGCCGGTGCGCCCGTCTTCGTATTGGCGCTGACCTCGAAGACCCTTGCTGCGAGCGCGATCTACGATGTCGCCGACACCGTGCTGGCCCAGCGCATCTCCCAGGTCCCCGGCGTCGGCAACGTGACGATCAGCGGCGCGGACCAGCCGGCGGTGCGGATTCAGCTCAATCCTGTGGCGCTGTCGAACGCCGGCATTGCCACCGACGACGTCCGGACTGCCATCATCAACGCCAATCCGCTCGGCCCCGTCGGCATCTTCAACGGCGGGCGCCAGAGTGAGACGCTGTCGCTGAACAAGCAGATGCGCACGGCCAAGGAATTCCGGGACATCATCATCAAGAGCGCGAACGGCAGTTTCTTGCGGCTGTCCGACGTCGCCGAGATCGAGGATGGCGTCCGCAATGCCCGTTCGATCGCGTGGTTCAACAAGCAGCCGGCAGTGCTGATCCAGATCACAAAGCAGGGCGACGCCAACGTCATCGATACCGTCGACCGGGTGAAGGCGCTGATCCCCGAGCTGAAGCAGTGGATTCCGGCCGGCGTGGACGTCTCCACCCTGGTCGACCGCACCAGCACGATCCGCGCCAGCGTGATGGACATGCAGTGGACGCTGCTCGCCACCGCCATCCTGGTGATGGTCGTCGTGTTCGTGTTCCTGCGGCGGCTCACGCCGACGATCGCGGCGGGCATCTCGGTGCCGCTGGCCCTGGCCGGCACCTGCGCCGGCATGTGGGTCGCAGGCTTCTCGATCGACAATCTGTCGCTGATGGCGCTGGCGATCTCGGTCGGTTTCGTGGTCGACGACGCCATCGTCATGATCGAGAACATGTACCGCAATCTCGAGCACGGCATGCGGCCGTTCCAGGCGGCGGTCGAGGGGGCCCGGCAGATCGGCTTCACCGTGGTCTCGATCAGCCTGTCGCTGATCGCGGCGTTCACGCCGTTGATCTTCATGGACGGCATTGTCGGCCGTCTGCTGCGCGAGTTTTCGCTGACGCTGACCTTCGCGATCGTGGTGTCGACGCTGGTGTCGCTGACGGTGACGCCGATGATCTGTGCCCATTACATCCGGCAAACCACGTCCGGCACGGCGACGCTGTTCGATCGCATCATCGAGGGCTCGCTGTCGCGAATCGTCGCATTCTATGCCCGCACCCTGCATAGCGTGCTGGATTTCCCGCTGCTGACGCTGCTGGTGTTCTTCGCCACGATCGGGCTGACGGTGATGCTCTACATCAAGGTGCCCAAGGGCTATTTTCCGACCGACGATTCCGGCTTCGTCATCGGCGCGACGCGCGCCTCCGCGGACATCTCGTTCCAGTCCATGCTCAGCCTTCAGCAGCGGCTCGCCGACATCGTCATGCAGGATCCGGCGGTGGCCGGCATCGGCTCGACGGTCGGCGGCGGAGGCGGGCCGGGCGGCGCGACCTCGAACCGCGGCACTATGTTCATCAGCCTGAAACCACCGGAGGAGCGCGATCACGTTTCGACGCAGGTCGTGATCGATCGCCTGCGGCGCGCACTGTTCCCGGTGCCCGGCATCCGCCTTTTCATGTTTGCCGCCCAGGATGTGCGCGCCGGCGGTCGGCAGAGCGATTCCGACTACCAGTACACGCTGTCCAGCACCGACCTTGGCCTGCTCCAGAAGTGGGCTCCGATCGTGGCCAAGCGCATGGAAAGCGTCGAGGGCATCACCGACGTCTCCAGCGATCGAGATCCCGGCGGACTTCAGCTGACCTTGTCCATCGACCGCCAGAAGGCCTCGGCGCTCGGTGTCCGCGTCCAGGACATCGACAATGCGCTGAACAACGCGTTCTCGCAGCGTCAGATCTCGATCATCTACACCCAGCGCAACCAGTACATGACGGTGCTGGAGATCGACCCGAAATTCCAGGTCGATCCCTCCAATCTCGACCGCATCTATGTCGCCGGGGCGGGCGACGTGCAGGTGCCGCTGTCGGCCGTGGTGCGTGTGACGCGCGGGCTTGCCGCGCTCGCGGTCTATCATTCGCAGTCGTTCCCCTCGACCACTGTGTCGTTCAACCTGCTGCCGGACGTGCCGCTCCAGACCGCGACCCAGAATGTGCAGCGCGCGGTGGAGGAATTGCACATGCCCGAGGGCATCCGTGGCAGTTTTGACGGCAATGCCGGCGATTTCGCCAAGACCAGCGGCCGCCAGCCGCTGCTGATCCTCGGCGCGCTGGTGGCGATGTATATCGTGCTCGGCGTGCTCTATGAGAGCCTCGCCCATCCGCTTACGATCATCTCGACGCTGCCATCAGCCGGCCTCGGCGCGCTGCTGGCGCTGCAGATCACCAACACGCCGCTGACGGTGATCGCCTTCGTCGGCATCATCCTCTTGATCGGCATCGTCAAGAAGAACGGCATCATGATGGTCGACTTCGCGCTCGATGCCGAGCGCCAGCGCGGCCTGTCCTCGGCGGAGGCGATCTTCGAGGCCTGCCAGGCGCGCTTCCGCCCGATCCTGATGACGACCATGGCGGCGTTGTTCGCGGGCATCCCGCTGGTGATTGCGACCGGCCCCGGCACGGAGCTGCGCCGGCCGCTCGGCATCACCATCATCGGCGGCCTGTTCGTCTCGCAGATCCTGACGCTCTACACCACGCCCGTGATCTATCTCCTGATCGACCGGCTGCGCCGCCGCTCCGAGCCCCGGCCGCTCGCCGCGCCGGCGGAATAG
- a CDS encoding ABC transporter substrate-binding protein has protein sequence MSRALPWRKVALGATIAVGLTAAAPLSAQAAAPAACAALQAKYPDWKGKTLVNAINPHTPGYETIDPKDPSKYIGFDIDLGEAIGECLGFKLTYKPVTFAALLTTLAAGQADIVISDIYATKERAKAADFITYSKVFDGVLVAKGNPKGITGINMSMCGTAAAENTGYVEVPLIQALIPECKKAGKPEPTIQLYDNNANCIQAILAGRADTYINDVNTVDSAVKAYPDKLEKAIAVTIPYSVGIAVPKDKPKFRDAVLAALIEVQKAGTHMELLKKHGLDVNNFKEPDILTAD, from the coding sequence ATGTCGCGCGCATTGCCGTGGCGCAAGGTCGCACTCGGCGCCACCATCGCTGTCGGCCTCACAGCCGCAGCACCGCTGAGCGCGCAGGCTGCGGCACCCGCCGCCTGCGCCGCGCTCCAGGCCAAATATCCGGACTGGAAGGGCAAGACGCTCGTCAACGCCATCAACCCGCACACGCCGGGCTACGAGACGATCGATCCGAAGGACCCCAGCAAATATATCGGCTTCGACATCGATCTCGGTGAAGCCATCGGCGAATGCCTCGGCTTCAAGCTGACCTACAAGCCGGTGACGTTCGCCGCACTCCTGACCACGCTGGCCGCGGGCCAGGCCGACATCGTCATCTCCGACATCTATGCCACCAAGGAGCGCGCCAAGGCGGCCGACTTCATCACCTACTCGAAGGTGTTCGACGGCGTCCTTGTCGCCAAGGGCAACCCGAAGGGCATCACCGGCATCAACATGTCGATGTGCGGAACGGCCGCGGCCGAAAACACCGGCTATGTCGAAGTGCCTCTGATCCAGGCGCTGATCCCCGAGTGCAAGAAGGCCGGCAAACCCGAGCCGACCATCCAGCTCTATGACAACAACGCCAACTGCATCCAGGCGATCCTCGCCGGCCGGGCCGACACCTACATCAACGACGTCAACACCGTCGACAGCGCGGTGAAGGCCTATCCGGACAAGCTGGAGAAGGCGATCGCGGTGACGATCCCGTATTCGGTCGGCATCGCCGTGCCGAAGGACAAGCCGAAATTCCGCGACGCCGTGCTCGCCGCGCTGATCGAGGTGCAGAAGGCCGGCACGCACATGGAGCTTCTGAAGAAGCACGGGCTCGACGTGAACAACTTCAAGGAGCCTGACATCCTGACGGCCGACTAG
- a CDS encoding tRNA-uridine aminocarboxypropyltransferase, with the protein MSNPTAAAPAEPIPECPHCQKPMPLCICDSVIPIEKSRLGLLILQHPQEQDRALGTARLLARHFAKATLRVGLSWPSLSKALGQPIENASHWAVLYLGSARAADLEAEGEIVALNRKGEVADNQRALLGKLEGVVLLDGTWSQAKALWWRNPWMLKCQRVILNPAHPSRYGRLRKEPRKDGLSTIEAAAAILAGLEKRPDIAQTLNASFERMLTRYREVQAEMPELAPKPPVKDRRRGVRRGKKRA; encoded by the coding sequence ATGTCGAACCCCACCGCCGCCGCGCCGGCCGAGCCGATCCCCGAATGCCCGCACTGCCAGAAGCCGATGCCGCTGTGCATCTGCGACAGTGTCATCCCGATCGAAAAGAGCCGCCTCGGGCTCCTGATCCTCCAGCATCCGCAGGAGCAGGACAGGGCGCTCGGCACCGCGCGGCTGTTGGCCCGGCATTTCGCCAAGGCGACGTTGCGGGTCGGCCTGTCCTGGCCGAGCCTGTCCAAAGCGCTGGGGCAGCCGATCGAGAACGCCTCGCATTGGGCCGTGCTCTATCTCGGCTCGGCGCGTGCCGCAGACCTCGAGGCTGAAGGCGAGATCGTGGCGCTCAACCGCAAGGGCGAGGTCGCGGACAACCAGCGCGCGCTTCTCGGCAAGCTGGAAGGCGTGGTGCTGCTCGACGGCACCTGGAGCCAGGCCAAGGCGTTGTGGTGGCGCAATCCCTGGATGCTGAAATGCCAGCGCGTGATCCTCAATCCGGCGCATCCCTCTCGGTACGGACGCCTGCGCAAGGAGCCGCGCAAGGACGGGCTCTCCACCATCGAGGCGGCCGCAGCGATCCTGGCAGGTCTCGAGAAGCGCCCCGACATCGCGCAGACTCTGAACGCCAGTTTTGAACGGATGCTGACCCGTTACCGCGAGGTCCAGGCGGAAATGCCGGAATTGGCGCCGAAGCCGCCGGTGAAGGACCGTCGCCGCGGGGTCCGGCGGGGCAAGAAGCGGGCCTGA